A portion of the Gossypium arboreum isolate Shixiya-1 chromosome 8, ASM2569848v2, whole genome shotgun sequence genome contains these proteins:
- the LOC108469030 gene encoding LOB domain-containing protein 1-like yields the protein MFKMEYGEATPSAVASPNSSNPSSPSTPTSPLVVISPCAACKILRRRCADKCMLAPYFPPTEQAKFTTAHRVFGASNIIKFLQELPESQRADAVSSMVYEASARIRDPVYGCAGAICQLQKQVNELQAQLAKAQAEVVNMQLQQANLVGALLCMEATAPPPQPHPQQFAVDTFICSPQSYHSNPGFIDDDDNNNLGSLWEPL from the exons ATGTTTAAGATGGAATATGGAGAAGCAACCCCGTCCGCCGTTGCTTCTCCAAATTCTTCGAACCCTTCATCCCCTTCGACACCTACGTCTCCTCTGGTCGTCATTAGTCCTTGTGCTGCTTGCAAGATTCTGAGGCGAAGGTGTGCCGATAAATGCATGTTGGCCCCGTATTTCCCGCCAACCGAACAGGCTAAGTTCACGACCGCTCATCGGGTTTTTGGTGCTAGCAACATAATCAAGTTCTTGCAG GAACTTCCAGAGTCACAGAGGGCCGATGCAGTAAGTAGCATGGTGTACGAAGCTAGTGCGAGGATCCGAGACCCGGTATACGGCTGCGCTGGGGCAATCTGCCAGTTGCAGAAGCAAGTCAACGAGCTCCAAGCACAGTTAGCCAAAGCTCAAGCCGAAGTGGTCAACATGCAGCTACAACAAGCGAACCTCGTGGGGGCTTTGCTTTGCATGGAGGCGACTGCGCCGCCTCCTCAACCGCATCCCCAACAATTCGCCGTCGACACCTTCATATGTAGCCCACAAAGCTACCATAGCAATCCCGGCTTCATCGACGACGACGACAACAACAACCTAGGATCCTTATGGGAGCCTCTGTAG